In a genomic window of Desulfovibrio sp. X2:
- the rnc gene encoding ribonuclease III, whose amino-acid sequence MRNNTLRLKPRRPPTDLEGAIGYTFKDHGLLLLALTHSSHLNESGETADSNERLEFLGDAVIELVVSDELYRRFPEEREGELTRLRARLVKEQSLAELARGIGLPDYIMLGRGEEAQGGRERDSLLADALEAVIGAVYLDGGFEAVVRCSHALLSGKWPESPDAPKVKDFKTRLQELTQQRYKARPEYAPAGMHGPDHAKVYVVAVRLPDGREFRAEGASKKKAEQRAADLALQTLEAEAAASPGPSAPES is encoded by the coding sequence ATGCGCAACAACACGTTGCGTCTCAAGCCGCGGCGACCGCCGACGGATCTTGAAGGGGCCATAGGATATACGTTCAAGGACCACGGCCTGCTCCTGCTCGCCCTGACCCACTCGTCGCATCTGAACGAGAGCGGCGAGACGGCGGACAGCAACGAGCGGCTGGAGTTTTTGGGCGACGCGGTCATCGAACTGGTGGTCTCCGACGAGCTCTACCGGCGCTTCCCCGAGGAGCGCGAGGGCGAGCTGACGCGGCTTCGCGCGCGGCTGGTCAAGGAGCAGAGCCTGGCCGAGCTGGCCCGGGGAATCGGGCTGCCCGACTACATCATGCTCGGTCGGGGCGAGGAGGCCCAGGGCGGCAGGGAGCGCGACTCGCTCCTGGCCGACGCCCTGGAGGCCGTCATCGGCGCCGTCTACCTGGACGGCGGCTTCGAGGCCGTGGTGCGCTGTTCGCACGCGCTCCTGTCCGGCAAGTGGCCGGAGAGCCCCGACGCCCCGAAGGTCAAGGACTTCAAGACCAGGCTGCAGGAACTGACGCAGCAACGCTACAAGGCGCGTCCGGAGTATGCCCCGGCCGGAATGCACGGCCCGGACCACGCCAAGGTCTACGTGGTCGCCGTCCGCCTGCCCGACGGACGCGAGTTCAGGGCCGAGGGCGCGAGCAAGAAGAAGGCCGAGCAGCGCGCGGCCGACCTCGCCCTGCAGACCCTCGAGGCCGAAGCCGCCGCATCGCCCGGGCCGTCCGCGCCCGAATCCTAG
- the fba gene encoding class II fructose-1,6-bisphosphate aldolase — translation MPLVSPKEMFAKAYDGKYAVGAFNVNNMEIIQGIMAAGAEERAPLILQVSAGARKYAGQRYIVKLMEAALEETDLPVVLHLDHGQDFDICKKVIEGGFTSVMIDGSHHPFEENIRVTKEVVDYAHERGVWVEAELGVLAGVEDEVSAEHHVYTDPDQAVEFVERTGCDSLAVAIGTSHGAYKFKCEPKLDFERLGVITDRLPGYPLVLHGASSVLPEFVQMANAHGGEIAGACGVPESLLRKAATYGVCKINIDTDIRLAMTAVVRKHFAEHPGDFDPRQYLGPARTAVKEMVQHKIRHVLGCSNAV, via the coding sequence ATGCCGCTCGTTTCCCCGAAGGAAATGTTCGCCAAGGCCTATGACGGCAAATACGCCGTCGGCGCCTTCAACGTGAACAACATGGAGATCATTCAGGGCATCATGGCCGCCGGAGCGGAGGAGCGCGCCCCGCTCATCCTCCAGGTTTCGGCCGGAGCGAGGAAATACGCAGGCCAGCGCTACATCGTGAAGCTCATGGAAGCGGCCCTGGAGGAGACCGACCTCCCGGTGGTCCTGCACCTGGACCACGGCCAGGACTTCGATATCTGCAAGAAGGTCATCGAGGGCGGCTTCACCTCGGTCATGATCGACGGTTCGCACCATCCCTTCGAGGAGAACATCCGCGTCACCAAAGAGGTGGTGGACTACGCGCACGAGCGCGGCGTCTGGGTCGAGGCCGAACTCGGCGTGCTCGCGGGCGTGGAGGACGAGGTCAGCGCCGAGCACCACGTCTACACCGACCCGGACCAGGCGGTGGAGTTCGTGGAGCGCACCGGCTGCGACTCCCTGGCCGTCGCCATCGGCACGAGCCACGGCGCCTACAAGTTCAAGTGCGAGCCCAAGCTCGACTTCGAGCGCCTGGGGGTCATCACCGACCGGCTGCCCGGCTACCCCCTGGTGCTGCACGGCGCCTCCTCGGTGCTGCCCGAGTTCGTCCAGATGGCCAACGCCCACGGCGGCGAGATCGCCGGGGCCTGCGGCGTGCCCGAGTCGCTCCTGCGCAAGGCCGCGACCTACGGCGTGTGCAAGATCAACATCGACACCGACATCCGCCTGGCCATGACCGCCGTGGTCCGCAAGCACTTCGCCGAGCATCCCGGGGACTTCGACCCCCGGCAGTACCTCGGCCCCGCGCGCACAGCGGTCAAAGAGATGGTCCAGCACAAGATCCGGCACGTGCTCGGCTGCAGCAACGCGGTCTGA
- the rnhA gene encoding ribonuclease HI, whose translation MKHIAVFTDGSCLGNPGPGGSCAVLRYGDQEKTLAKGYRLTTNNRMELRAVLDALESLNEPCSVDLTTDSQYVRNAITKGWLKGWQKNGWRTADKKPVKNQDLWRQLIPLLARHEVNFHWTRGHSGHAENELCDRLARQAAGGRDLAEDQGFAG comes from the coding sequence GTGAAACACATTGCCGTCTTCACCGACGGTTCCTGCCTGGGCAACCCGGGACCGGGCGGCTCCTGCGCCGTGCTGCGCTACGGGGACCAGGAAAAGACCCTGGCCAAGGGCTATCGCCTGACGACCAACAACCGCATGGAGCTGCGCGCCGTGCTGGACGCCCTGGAAAGCCTCAACGAGCCGTGCAGCGTGGACCTGACGACCGACTCCCAGTACGTGCGCAACGCCATCACCAAGGGCTGGCTCAAGGGCTGGCAGAAGAACGGCTGGCGCACCGCGGACAAGAAGCCGGTCAAGAACCAGGACCTCTGGCGGCAGCTCATTCCGCTGCTCGCGCGTCACGAGGTGAACTTCCACTGGACGCGCGGCCACTCGGGCCACGCCGAGAACGAGCTGTGCGACCGTCTCGCCCGGCAGGCCGCGGGCGGACGCGACCTGGCCGAGGACCAGGGCTTCGCGGGCTAG
- the gap gene encoding type I glyceraldehyde-3-phosphate dehydrogenase, translating to MAIKIGLNGWGRIGRYLARLMAEDGFPLDLAVINARASNSDLAHLFKYDSVHRTFKGEVSTWENGIVIAGKKIVVTRSAPCEWEWAQNGCDLVIESTGKFTDRASCEKHIERGAKKVIISAPGKNPDVTVVMGVNHKDYDPKSHRIISSASCTTNCLAPVAKVLHDTFGIRHGHMTTVHSYTMSQRILDGSHKDLRRGRAACMSMLPTTTGAAKVVGVVLPELAGKLDGISVRVPTPDGSLVDLVVELARRTTAEEVNAALKAAADEHMGYTEVPLVSTDYIGDTHGGVVDGLCTSVLGGTQAKVLIWYDNEAGFTNQLNRLAAMVAKSM from the coding sequence ATGGCGATCAAGATCGGACTCAACGGCTGGGGCCGCATCGGCCGCTACCTGGCGCGCCTCATGGCCGAGGACGGTTTCCCCCTGGACCTGGCCGTGATCAACGCGCGGGCCTCCAACTCGGACCTGGCGCACCTCTTCAAGTACGACTCGGTGCACAGGACCTTCAAGGGCGAGGTCTCGACCTGGGAGAACGGCATCGTCATCGCGGGCAAGAAGATCGTGGTCACCCGCTCGGCCCCGTGCGAGTGGGAGTGGGCCCAGAACGGGTGCGACCTGGTCATCGAGTCCACGGGCAAGTTCACCGACCGCGCCTCGTGCGAGAAGCACATCGAGCGCGGCGCGAAGAAGGTGATCATCAGCGCGCCGGGCAAGAACCCGGACGTGACCGTGGTCATGGGCGTGAACCACAAGGACTACGACCCCAAGAGCCACAGGATCATCTCCTCCGCCTCCTGCACCACCAACTGCCTGGCCCCGGTGGCCAAGGTGCTGCACGACACCTTCGGCATCAGGCACGGTCACATGACCACCGTGCACTCCTACACCATGAGCCAGCGCATCCTGGACGGCTCGCACAAGGACCTGCGCCGCGGCCGCGCCGCCTGCATGAGCATGCTGCCCACGACCACCGGCGCCGCCAAGGTGGTGGGCGTGGTCCTGCCCGAGCTTGCGGGCAAGCTCGACGGCATCTCCGTGCGCGTGCCCACGCCGGACGGCTCCCTGGTCGACCTCGTGGTCGAGCTGGCGCGCCGGACCACGGCCGAGGAGGTCAACGCGGCGCTCAAGGCCGCGGCCGACGAGCACATGGGCTACACCGAGGTCCCCCTGGTCTCCACGGACTACATCGGCGACACCCACGGCGGCGTGGTGGACGGCCTGTGCACCAGCGTGCTCGGCGGCACCCAGGCCAAGGTCCTCATCTGGTACGACAACGAGGCCGGCTTCACCAACCAGCTGAACCGCCTGGCGGCCATGGTCGCGAAGTCCATGTAG
- a CDS encoding beta-phosphoglucomutase family hydrolase, with translation MIHPEPRGAVFDLDGVLTATAKVHAQAWEQMFNDFLQDYAAENNTPFLPFDRFDDYAKHVDGKPRYAGVKAFLESRGIKLPYGETTDSPKTRTICGLGNRKNDLFQSLLREQGPEVFASSIAFVEALRAAGIGVAVASSSKNASLVLDLAGLKKLFDAVVDGSVSEELGLSGKPEPDIFVEAARRIGADAGECIVVEDAISGVQAGQKGNFGLVVGVARNTDAELLRRFGADIVVQDLGELDLTQVQRWFAEGMGEDAWHIAWHGFDPGDEKLRETLTATGNGHFATRGAFEGERASFNFYPGTYVAGLYDKAESDVHGRTVANNDLVNCPNWLPLEIGIGHSGFQSPLAMEILTYCHSLDMRAGLHRRILICRDGLGRLTRIEITRLTSMADPHLCGLRYALTPLNWSEILTVRAGLDGNVQNEGVARYKELAGRHLELVQAAPAQDGLLLRVRTRASGHEVCMRARTRATVGQEEVALARHVTRDGAAISETFKIFLEESATCVIEKIVAVHASLHHEPGSDLAALAETSLSRAPTFERLLSPHLRAWKKLWHTADLCVTHDRFAQKILRLHIYHLLSAASAHNTRLDAGAPARGLHGEAYRGHIFWDELFIMPFYELNFPRVARALLLYRVRRLDAARALASSLGLFGACYPWQSADDGSEETQEVHYNPESGEWGPDLSRNQRHVSIAVFYNLWRHAAVGGDHAFVRREGAEVMLEIARFWASLAKKEGDGRYHIRGVMGPDEFHEKLPDAEEPGLPDNAYTNVMVAWLMRRALELWRSLSAGLRRQVGGRVGLSPEELDVWREMTTRMYVPFAEYGVLSQFEGYTALPELDWERYRKRYYSIGRMDRILKAEGDSPDNYKVAKQADVLMLWYALPAEEVHALLWNLGYHVPDATDLLRRNYAYYVRRTSHGSTLSKVVHAVVAAEVEEGDESWRWFREALASDVFDTQGGTTQEGIHSGVMAGTLQIVMRHFAGLDLSGEHPCLSPRLPSNWHGLAFRFTHRGLWFYLELTHERALVRLESKGRRQAVVACNDEQHAVAPGEPLVLDL, from the coding sequence ATGATCCATCCCGAACCGCGCGGCGCGGTCTTCGACCTCGACGGCGTCCTGACGGCCACGGCCAAGGTCCACGCCCAGGCCTGGGAGCAGATGTTCAACGACTTCCTGCAGGACTACGCCGCGGAGAACAACACCCCCTTCCTGCCCTTCGACCGCTTCGACGACTACGCCAAGCACGTGGACGGCAAGCCGCGCTACGCGGGCGTGAAGGCCTTCCTGGAGTCGCGCGGCATCAAGCTGCCCTACGGCGAGACCACGGACAGCCCGAAGACGCGCACGATCTGCGGCCTGGGCAACCGCAAGAACGACCTCTTCCAGTCGCTCCTGCGCGAGCAGGGGCCGGAGGTCTTCGCCTCGTCCATCGCCTTCGTGGAGGCGCTGCGCGCCGCGGGCATCGGCGTGGCCGTGGCCTCGTCCTCCAAGAACGCCTCCCTGGTCCTCGACCTCGCCGGGCTGAAGAAGCTCTTCGACGCGGTGGTCGACGGCTCGGTCTCCGAGGAACTGGGGCTTTCCGGCAAGCCCGAGCCGGACATCTTCGTCGAGGCAGCGCGCCGCATCGGCGCGGACGCCGGGGAATGCATCGTGGTGGAGGACGCCATCTCCGGCGTGCAGGCCGGGCAGAAGGGCAACTTCGGGCTCGTGGTGGGTGTGGCCCGCAACACGGACGCCGAGCTGCTGCGCCGCTTCGGCGCGGACATCGTGGTCCAGGACCTGGGCGAGCTCGACCTGACGCAGGTGCAGCGCTGGTTTGCCGAGGGCATGGGAGAGGACGCCTGGCACATCGCCTGGCACGGCTTCGATCCCGGCGACGAGAAGCTGCGCGAGACGCTGACCGCCACGGGCAACGGCCACTTCGCCACGCGCGGCGCCTTCGAGGGCGAGCGCGCCTCCTTCAACTTCTATCCGGGCACCTACGTGGCCGGGCTCTACGACAAGGCCGAGAGCGACGTGCACGGCCGCACCGTGGCCAACAACGACCTGGTCAACTGCCCCAACTGGCTGCCGCTCGAGATCGGCATCGGCCACAGCGGCTTCCAGAGCCCGCTGGCCATGGAGATCCTGACCTACTGCCACAGCCTGGACATGCGCGCGGGCCTTCACCGCCGCATCCTCATCTGCCGCGACGGGCTGGGCAGGCTCACGCGCATCGAGATCACCCGCCTGACCTCCATGGCCGACCCCCACCTGTGCGGCCTGCGCTACGCGCTCACCCCGCTCAACTGGTCCGAGATCCTGACCGTGCGGGCGGGCCTTGACGGCAACGTGCAGAACGAGGGCGTGGCCCGCTACAAGGAGCTCGCGGGCCGCCACCTGGAGCTCGTGCAGGCCGCGCCCGCGCAGGACGGCCTGCTCCTGCGCGTGCGCACGCGCGCCTCGGGCCACGAGGTCTGCATGCGCGCCCGCACGCGGGCCACGGTCGGCCAGGAGGAGGTGGCCCTGGCGCGCCACGTGACGCGTGACGGCGCCGCCATCAGCGAGACCTTCAAGATCTTCCTCGAGGAATCCGCCACCTGCGTCATCGAGAAGATCGTGGCCGTGCACGCGAGCCTGCACCACGAGCCCGGCAGCGACCTCGCGGCCCTGGCCGAGACCTCGCTCTCCCGCGCCCCGACCTTCGAGCGGCTGCTCTCCCCGCACCTGCGCGCCTGGAAGAAGCTCTGGCACACGGCGGACCTGTGCGTCACCCACGACCGCTTCGCCCAGAAGATCCTGCGCCTGCACATCTACCACCTGCTCTCCGCGGCCTCGGCGCACAACACGCGCCTGGACGCGGGCGCGCCCGCGCGCGGGCTGCACGGCGAGGCCTACCGCGGCCACATCTTCTGGGACGAGCTGTTCATCATGCCCTTCTACGAGCTGAACTTCCCGCGCGTGGCCAGGGCACTGCTCCTCTACCGCGTGCGCCGCCTGGACGCGGCCCGCGCCCTGGCCTCGTCGCTCGGCCTCTTCGGCGCCTGCTACCCCTGGCAGTCCGCGGACGACGGAAGCGAGGAGACGCAGGAGGTGCACTACAACCCGGAATCCGGCGAATGGGGGCCGGACCTCTCGCGCAACCAGCGCCACGTCTCCATCGCGGTCTTCTACAACCTCTGGCGCCACGCGGCCGTGGGCGGCGACCACGCCTTCGTGCGCCGCGAGGGCGCGGAGGTCATGCTCGAGATCGCCCGCTTCTGGGCCTCTCTGGCAAAGAAGGAGGGGGACGGGCGCTACCACATCCGGGGCGTCATGGGGCCGGACGAGTTCCACGAGAAGCTGCCGGACGCGGAGGAGCCCGGCCTGCCGGACAACGCCTACACCAACGTCATGGTCGCCTGGCTCATGCGCCGCGCCCTGGAGTTGTGGAGGAGCCTTTCGGCGGGGCTCCGCCGCCAGGTGGGCGGGCGCGTCGGCCTGTCGCCCGAGGAGCTCGACGTCTGGCGCGAGATGACCACGCGCATGTACGTGCCCTTTGCCGAATACGGCGTGCTCAGCCAGTTCGAGGGCTACACCGCCCTGCCCGAGCTCGACTGGGAGCGCTACCGCAAGCGCTACTACAGCATCGGCCGCATGGACCGCATCCTGAAGGCCGAGGGCGACAGCCCGGACAACTACAAGGTGGCCAAGCAGGCCGACGTGCTGATGCTCTGGTACGCCCTGCCCGCGGAGGAGGTGCACGCCCTGCTCTGGAACCTCGGCTACCACGTGCCCGACGCGACCGACCTCCTGCGCCGCAACTACGCCTATTACGTGCGCCGCACGAGCCACGGCTCCACGCTCTCCAAGGTGGTCCACGCCGTGGTCGCGGCCGAGGTGGAGGAAGGCGACGAATCCTGGCGCTGGTTCCGCGAGGCGCTCGCCTCCGACGTTTTCGACACCCAGGGCGGGACCACGCAGGAAGGCATCCACAGCGGGGTCATGGCCGGGACGCTGCAGATCGTCATGCGCCACTTCGCCGGGCTCGACCTCTCCGGCGAGCACCCCTGCCTCTCGCCGCGGCTGCCGTCCAACTGGCACGGGCTGGCCTTCCGCTTCACCCACCGCGGGCTCTGGTTCTACCTGGAGCTGACGCACGAACGGGCGCTGGTCCGCCTGGAATCCAAGGGCCGCCGCCAGGCCGTGGTCGCCTGCAACGACGAGCAGCACGCCGTGGCCCCGGGCGAGCCCCTGGTGCTCGACCTCTGA